AGGCGAATTTCAACGATACTACGCATAACACTTGAAATTTGAGAGGCCAAATTTCTTGCAAGCTTATCGTGTATGCCTTTAATCGCTCTTAGTTGTTCTTTTGAAACGCGGTTTGGACGTTTAAAGTCATATATAATGATCTGTTTTTGTTCGCTTTGATCGCGTTCTGGTAGCTCTATCGAACTAGCATCACCACCCTCATCTACAACCTCAAGCAGTGCATCTATCTCTTCTTGACTTAAAATATCTGCCATTAAGCCCCCAAACTTCGTCTTATTCTATCTAAAAGTCGCTTATGAATTTGAGATATTCTACTCTCACTGATCTGCATTATTTCACTTATCTCTTTTAAATTTAACTCTTCGTAATAATAAAGTTGCACGAGCAATTTATCACGATCTTCAAAACTCTCAAGTATAACTTCGATCTTTTCTATAAGATCTTGCTTTTCTACACTTGACTCAACTTCATTTTCTCCATAAAGCTCCATCTGATCGTCTATCGGAAGTAGAGTAATGATACTACTCACGCCCCTTGCTTCACGAATTTTCTCTATATCTTCGCCAAGTTTTTGAGCCAAATACTCATCATCTGGCTCATCTTCGTGGATATTAAAATACGCATCTATCTCAGAATCTATTGCTTTAACAAGCCTACGATTAGTCCTACTAACAACATCTAAATCACGCAAATAATCAAGCATAGAGCCATAAACTCGCTTCTTAGCATATCCCCAAAATGAGTCGTTTTGCTCTTTATCATATCTACGGCTTAGCTTTATCATCTCTTCAACACCGATACCTATAAGATCATTTGCATCAATATTTGACGGTAATCTCTCCTTTAAACGAAATGCCATCGCACGAAGGGCAGGCATATACTTCAAAACTATATCATCTTGCTCTTTTTTTATCGCACTTTGATAGGCATTAAGCTGCTTTTGCTTTAGTTCGTACATTATTCTTGCCTAAATTTTTATCAGCTGTTGCGACTTTTAATATCACATTTTCCATACGTTTCTCACGAATCGCGAGTTCAGAGATGAGATAATCAGCAATCTCTTCGTGTCGCTCCTTATCAAAAAATAGTTTCATCGTGCGACGAACATCAACATAGTTCATTATCACAATATGGATAACTAGATAGAAAAAAAATGTTATAAGTAGCGTATATACGAGCATATCGATAGGTTCATAGACTTTTATAAGTGTAAAAAGCATACCGATAAAAAATCCACAAACCGTAAAAAATGCTATAAAATTTTCTGCTTTCACAAACTACTCCAAATTTAAAATTGTTCTATCAAACGTTTAAAAAAGTTACCAAAACTTCGGCTACCATCATCGTCAAGCACTTTTCGTTCCAAACGATACAAAAGCTTTGATGTGATCGCTCTTATCTGCTCATTAGCCACACCATAAGGTGCGTCATCACTAAATAGCGTCCGTTGCTTTATACTCTTTGCCACGCCCTTATCATACTGCAAGTAGCCTACCATATTAAGCTTTAAATTTGATCCGATATTTGCTGCTGCCACACGTTTGATATTTTCAAAAATTTTAACTGCTTCATTTTCATTTTTTACCATATTTAAAAGCAATAGCTCACTATCTCGAAATCTAGAAACTATCTTTATCACCGCATACGCATCAGTTATCGCAGCTGGATCGGGCACGGTTACTACGATGACCTCATCGGATGCTTCTAAAAATAGCTGTGTATTTCCCCCTATGCCAGCACCTGTATCAATGATCATAAAATCAAGCTTATCAAGCTCATTGGCTTCGTTTAAAAATCTCTCATATAAGAATTGATTATTAAATTTAAGTATTTCATCACCACTTTCACCTGGAATTAGGATTAAATTTTTATTAACTGGTATTAAAATATCCCTCAACGAACACTCACCTTTTAAAACATGAAGTAGGTTTTTATTAATCCTTACGTTTAGTATCACGTCTAAATTTGCAAGACCAATGTCAGCATCAAACAATGCAACTTTATAACCATTTTGAGATAAGATATTTGCTAAATTTGCACTTATAGTACTTTTACCTACGCCACCTTTACCGCTTGTTATAGCGACAAAATGAGTACTTTTTTTGCTATTTTGAGATGCGACTAGACTTTGAAGTTTTTGAGCTTGATTAGTCATTTTGATCATCCATCAAATTTTTATCAAAACCCTCCAAAATACATTCAACTAAAAACTCACTTTTAGCCTCTATAAGATCATCAGGAACTTCTTGTCCTACACAAAAGTAGCTCACGGGCGTGTTTGTCTCATATATTAGCGAAAAAACATTGCCAAAAATTTTTGTCTCATCAAATTTAGTAACTATAAGCGTGTCGATATCTAAAAAAGAAAAGCCATTATAAATTTCTATCAGATCCTCCACTTTTGATCCAGCCGAAAGCACGAGACTTACATCTATACTAGCTCCACTATGCTTTAAAAATTTATCCAACTTATCAAGCTTTTCTTTATCATACTGTGAGTTACCAGTCGTGTCAATAAGTATAATATCACAGTAATTTAATGTCTTTATTGCACCTTTAAAGTCCTCAACTTCAATAACGTCAAGTATCGGAAGCTTCATCATCTTAGCATACTGAAAGAGCTGCTCTACCGCACCGATCCTATATGTATCAAGCGTAATAATACCTGTTTTATAGCGTTTATCTCCACTGTATGCAAACCGAGCAGCGAGCTTTGCTAGAGTTGTTGTCTTGCCTACGCCAGTTGGTCCAACAAGCATCATAATGCGTTGTTTTCGATCATTACGCTCTTTGCGACATGGTAGCATATTACGCAAAAGCGAGTAAAAATACCGCTTTACAGCAGCTGGATTTGCCTTCATTGTTGATGGTAAATTTTGTATTGTAGCGTTCATTATTGCTTCTAAATGCTCGCTTTTCATACCACTTTGTTTTGCTGCTTTATATATTGAGGCAAACTCAGGTGGAATGACTAGATTGTTGCGGTTTGGAGCTCTCTCATCCCATATCATATCAGTTATAAGCCCCAGTCTTTCGCTGATAGCACTGACTTGTTTTGCCACGTCATCTATCTTCTTATTTACGCCAATTTGCTCATCCACTGAGCGTATCTCATCAACTCCGACATTTGCTATCTCGCTTATCTCTTTTGCAGCAGCAGAGATGTTTAAAAGTACACTCTCATCGCTAAATTTATCATCAATTTTTTTATCATAAGGCTCAGGCGAAATAGTTTTTGGCTGAGATTGTGCCACGCTTGGCTTTTCTGTGATATTAAATTTCTTTGGCGGTTCGTAGTTTTGACTAAATTTAGAATAAGCATTTTCATAGCTCACAGCTTTTGGATTTGGCTTGGGCTTCATCGACGCCTCATCCTCCTCAACACTGACTAAAATTTCATAAAGTGGTTTTTTGTTTATTGTTTTAGCTTGAATTTGCTTTGTAGTAACAAGTATAGCCTTTTCTCCGCATGTCTCTTGAGCCTTTTTGAGCGCCTCTATGCTACTTTCACCAGTAAAAGTGTAAAATTTTGTTGCCATTTTGCTTTTGCCTTTTTAAACCTTATAAAACTCTCATAAGCCCAAGTGGGACTATCACACTAAGACGCTTGTCCGAACCTTTATGTGGCACGATAAGTCGCTCAGTTTTTCGCACCTTTGTGCTAAAATACAATATATCAATATCCAGCGTCCTAGGTGCATTTTTAAAGCTCCTTTTTCTACCAAATTTAAGCTCTAAACGTTGCATTATCTTTAGTGTCTCATTTGGACTTAAACTCGTTTGTAAGCTTATAACAGCGTTACTAAAATCAGCTTGAGCAGTATAGCCAAATGCCGCATTTTCAAGAATAGGCGAAACCTCAACTAGATGAAACCGCCTATCATCCATTAACACTCTTATAAACTTGTCAAATCTCTTACGTGTATCGCCGATGTTGCCACCAAGCCCTAAAAAAGCACTAAATTTAAATCCACTTTTAAAGCCAAAATATGCATGACAAAAACGGCTTTTTATCAGCCTTCTAGCTCCAACTAACTTCATAAAATTTCAGCCCCATTTTCACGCACAACGACCACATCTTCTATACGCACACCAAATTCATTTTCAAGGTAGATTCCAGGCTCTACGCTAAAAACCATACCTTTTTCTAAAATCGTCTCACTTCTAGCTGAGATGACTGGTAGTTCGTGTATATCAACGCCAACACCATGCCCTGTAGAGTGAAAAAACGCTTTAGCATAACCAGCATCAGCTATTATCTGCCTTGCTGCGTTATCTACATCTTTTGCCTTTATCCCTGCTTTAACTGTCGCAATAGCTGCCTTTTGTGCCTTTAATACAAGATCAAAGATCTCTTGCTGCTTTACGTTTTTAAAAATTTGAGTCTTTGAAAAATTAAAATCATCATCAAAACACGCCGTTCTCGTGCGATCAGAACAGTAACGATTAAACTTAACCCCTGCATCTAGCAAGAGTAAATCGCCCTTTTTTAGTCGCTTATCACTAGGAAGTGCATGGGCTTTTGCGGCATTTTCGTTTATGGCGATTATCGGATCAAAACTAAGACCAAGCGAGTTTTTCTGTCTAAATATCAAACTCGCATTAAAATGTAGCTCTCGCTCACTCATACCTTCACCATTTTCACGCACAAATTTAGCAAACTCATCAAAACACTTCGCCCCAAACCTAGCCGCCTCTTTAAGCACGGCTATTTCGCTTTCGCTCTTACAAATTCGCTTTAATTGAGAGAAATTTGACTTTGGGATAAATTTAGTCCTTAACCCTTTACTGAGTGCATCAAACTCACTCACACTCAACTCATCAGGATTAAAAACCACGTTTTTTAAGCTAAGTTTTCTTAAAAGCAATCTAGCTTCTTTTATTAAATTTCTCTGTGCTAAAAGGACGATCACACCGCTATTTACAAGCACTTTTGCTTCAAAATAATATCTAGCGTCGGTTAGAAAATACTTCACTCCATTAGCGATGATTAAAATTTCATTATCACAGCTGTATCCGCACTCAAAATATACGGCATTCTCATCCTTTAATATAGCATTCATTGCTGTGCTTGGTTGGCTCTTATCGCTTTTATCTGCTCAAAAATTTGCAACATTCCTACCATCGCTAGATGATAGCCCACAGGTCCAAAACCAACAATCACGCCCGCAGCAACTGGTGCTATCAGACTCTTTTGGCGAAACTCTTCTCTACGATAAACGTTGCTTATATGCACCTCAATAGTTGGCAGAGCAACCGCACTAAGAGCATCTCTAATCGCAATAGATGTATGTGTAAAGGCAGCAGCATTGATAATGATGCCGTCTACTTCGCCTAGACACTCTTGAATCTTATCCACTATTTCACCTTCAAGATTACTTTGAAAAAACTCAATATCTACGCCATTTTGCTCAGCTACGATCTTCATCTGAGTATGTATGTCCTCCATCTTCATCGCACCATAAATACTTGGTTCACGCACACCGAGCATATTTATATTTGGTCCTTGTATTACCATAATTTTTAATTTCTTATCCATTTTTTACCTTTTTTTAAAATGTCTCTTGATTATACATTTTAATTCCTAAATTTTTGCTACAATTACGAAAAAATAAGAGGCTAATATGCAAATTTTAAAAGCAAAATATATAATCACTTGTGACAATGATTTTAATATCTTAAAAAATAGCTGCGTTGCATTTAATAAGCGTATCGTGGCGGTGGGTAATGAGAGTGAGATGAGAGCTAAATTTAAAGATGCGGATTTTACTGATTTAGGTAATGTCGTCATTACTCCAGCCTTGGTAAATTCGCACGTTCACCTTGAATTTAGTTCAAACCGTTCAGAGTTAATTTATGGTGATTTTATAACTTGGCTTGGCTCTATTGTTATAAATGGAGCAAAAATAGCTAAAAAATGCACTCAAAATTTAATGGCTCAAACGCTTAAAAATATGATGAAAAGCGGTGTTGGGACGATAGGTGCGATATCTAGCTATGGTAAAGATTTACAGATTTTAGCTCTCTCGTCCGCTAGGGTTATATTTTTTAACGAGATTTTAGGCTCAAATGGCGAATTTGTAGAGCAAAACTTCTTAAATTTTATGCTACGCTTTAATGAAAGCGTTAAATATAAAAACGAGCATTTCACTCCTGCTCTTTCGCTTCACTCGCCATACTCTGTGCATCCAAATTTAGCCAAAAAAGCACTGAAATTTGCTCACGAAAAAGGGCTTATCGTTTCAACACATTTTTTAGAAAGCAAGGCTGAAAGGCAGTGGCTAGAAAAGGGAAACGGTAAATTTAAAGAGCATTTAAAACACTTCGTGCCTGAACCAAAGCCGATGTATGAAATTAATGAGTATTTGTCATTATTTAATGGTATTCGCACACTTTTTACACACTGTGTTTATGTGAATAACTTTACTAAATTTGATAAAGACTTACACAGCATTACACACTGCGTGGTCTCAAATAGGCTACTTGGCAAAAAGTCTTTAAATTTAAACCAAATCTCAAAGCAAGGACTTACTCTAAACATCGGCACAGATGGTCTTAGCTCAAACATAAGTTTAAATTTATGGGACGAGCTTAGAGCAGTGCTTTTAACTCACTCACGTATTGAGCTAAATAAACTAGCCAAAGCTGCATTCATAGCAGCAACAAGGGGTGGTGCTAGGGCTTTAGGGCTACAAAGTGGCGAGATAACAGTTGGTAAATTAGCCGACATTGCCGTATTTACTGCACCAAAATGTGACACCGACACTCTTTTAACTCAACTTATACTTCATACAAAACTAGCAAAAAGACTATATATAGGAGGAGAAATTTGCAAATTTTAAAGGTAATTTTTACGCCGATTTTAGCAGTATTTAAATTTATAAACAACTACTTTAAGGTGTTGATTTTTATGATGATTTTATTTGTTTTATTTGTGCCAAATAAGCCAATAACGCAACCAAATTTAGTGCGGATAGATATAAATGGAATGATACTTGATACAGATGAGATTATCACTCAGCTTGAAAAGGCTAGAGTAGATGAGAGCATAAAAGGTGTATTGCTTTACATAGATAGTCCAGGTGGTGCATTAAGCCCTAGTGTGGAGCTATTTATGCAGATATCACGATTAAAACAGAGCAAAAAAGTCATAGCTTATGCAGCTGGATCAATGACTAGTGGGAGCTACTATGCTGGGGCTGGGGCTGATAAAATTTATGCTAATCCTGGTGCATTTATTGGTTCAATAGGTGTAATTATGCAAGCTCCAAACATAAGCGAACTAGCCCATAAAATAGGCATAAGCGAACAAATTGTTAAAGCTGGAGAGTTTAAGGAGGCTGGGACATTTACAAGAGAGTGGAGCCAGATGGAGCGAAAGAGTCTACAAACGCTTGTAGATGGAGCGTATGAGCTGTTCGTAAGCGATGTCGCAAAGGCTAGAAATTTAGATATAAAAATGCGTGACGAGTGGGCAAACGCAAGAGTATTTTTAGCTAACGATGCTCTAAAAATGGGACTGATAGATAACATAGGCGGATACTTTGACGCAGTTAATGAGCTGATACGTTTAAGCGAGGTAAGTGAGCCAGTATGGCAAGAGAAGCCAAAGATAGAAAAAATTTTAGAAAATCTTACAAAAACTGGAATAAATTCACTCATAACACTATTTTTTAGTTCAAATTTAAGATAATCTCAGTGGTATCTAAAGAAAGCAGATATCGTTATATGCTATATAAACGGATAGATTGTAAAAAATTAAACGACAAATACCGCAAAATTTAGAGCAATAGCTAAAAATAGTGTGCGATATTGGCGATTAGATATGAGTGTAAGATGTCGTAGATACCACTATGAAGAAGAAATTTGGTGATAGTTGGTTAATTTTTATACTAAAGTGTAATAGGCATTGATAGTATAAGTTTATACTGCTTTAAGATAGGCTGTAAAAATTCTAATATATACAATAGCTTTAGATATGCACCTATTGTTAAATATGACAGACACGACTTAGCGACATATGGTAGGGCAGATACACAGAAACTACTTGTTTTAATTTAGTTTAAAAAGCTTAAAGCAACTAGGTGTCAAAATTCCTTGTTTGTTTACTATAGAATTTATAACTTACACTACCGCGGATAGATTACATTACAGTATTTTTGAGTTTGCTATAAAGTTAAGCCAAGAGATGATTTGGCTACTTTTATAAAAGCTAATAAACAGATATTTTTACAATGAGCTGGAAAAATTGGGCGATATATGCAGAATCTTGATAGCTATTTTACTCGCTAAGTTTATACCAAGTATAACTATCATCTCCAAAATTTCCACTAAAAATACGTTTTAAATTTAGCTTTATATGGATATTTGGTGCATCATTAAAATTTGAGCTTTGATACAAAAGTAGCCACTTTGTATTTAACTCACCTTTTGCAAACAGAGATAAAAACTCGTTTGCTCCCTCATACATAACAAGTTTTTTATCATTTTCAAGTGTTTTTGATACTCTCACTTTACGATTAGGCACGTTAAAAAGTGGTAAATTCTTATCAAATTCGCCTTCATTTTTACGTGAATATATCATCACATCAGGAGCTTTGCCATCATTAATGAGCCTAGTATCAAGTGTAGGTCGGTCGGTGCGGACAGTGTTACCACCGATGATAAGTAGCTCTATCACATCTCGTATCTTATGCAGATGAGTACGACTTTTAGCGTTCGAGATAGCACCATTAAATGCTCCATTTTTACTCAAGGCGACTTTAAGAAAGCTAAAATGTGATCTTTGCCAAGATAAAAACGGCTCTAAAAGTAGTGCTGCTTCGTCCTTGCAAACGCCAATTTTTACACTCACTCCTGCATTTTTGAGTATCTTAGCTCCACCACTTGCGATTTTATTCGTATCTTTGTGTGCTATGATAACTTCGCTAAATTTTAAAGCCAAAAAGAGCTTCGCACAAGGTGGCGTTCTGCCGTGATGAGAACAAGGTTCAAGCGTAACGTAGGCCTTCGCATCGCATAATAAGTCATCGTGATTATCAAGTATAAATTTATAAGTGAAGCTTGGTTCAAGCAAGACTTCACTAAGCTCACCAGCATTTTTAAAGGTAGTTTGAAACTCGGCATTGTATTTAGTGATAAATTTATCACTAAAATTATCACTCAACACACAAAGTGCAGAAAAAATCGCACTCGGTTCAGCGTGCAGATACCCAGCCTTTTTATGTGCCTCGCAAGATAAAATTTTACCAAATTTATCTAACACAACACAGCCAACGGCTGGATTTGGATAGGTAAGTATCTGATACTGCCAAGCCTTGTTTATGGCAAGGCTCATATAAAACTCATCACTCATTGCTACCATATCAAGCTGAATTTATCAGTTTATTTACGCAAGTCCGCTTATCTCGCCTTGTTCGTTTATACTCATATCCAAAGCCCCAGGATGTTTTGGCAGACCCGGCATTAACATTATCTTACCGCACACAGCGACTATAAATCCAGCTCCTGTGCGAATCTCTAGGTCTTTAACGCTAAATTTAAATCCCTTTGCACGACCAAGCAACTTTGCATCATCGCTGAACGAATACTGCGTCTTTGCCACGCACACAGGCAAACTCTCAAGCCCTAAGCGTTTTATGTTTTCAAGTGCCGTTAGTGCCGCATCTTCAAAGATAATCTCGCCAGCTCCATAGATCTGAGTAGCTACTTTGGTTATCTTAGTGCAAACATCATCACTCATCTCATAAGCAAATTTTAGCTCACTTGGTCTTTTGAGTGCTTTTAAGACAAAATTTGCTAACTCTACCGCACCCTCGCTACCTTTGGCAAAATTCTCGCAAACCGCCATATCAACGCCAAACTCGCGACAATACTCACGCACAAACTCTATCTCACTATCCACATCAAAGCCAAATTTGTTAAGTGCAACAACGACATTTAGTCCAAATTTCTCTTTTAAATTTTCAATATGTCCGCCAAGGTTTGCTATGCCTTGTTTTAAAGCATCTAAATTTGGATGAGTGATAGCCTCTTTATCCACTCCGCTGTTATACTTTAGCGATCTTATCGTGCTTACAAGCACCACGACATCAGGTTTTATACCAGCTACACGACTCTTAATATCTATAAATTTCTCCGCCCCAAGATCAGAGCCAAATCCAGCCTCGGTAATCACAAAATCAGCTAAATTTAGAGCAGTTTTAGTTGCAATTATAGAGTTGCAACCGTGTGCAATATTTGCAAATGGTCCACCATGAACTAGCGTCGGAGTATGCTCTAGTGTCTGAAATAGATTTGGTTTTATCGCATCTTTTAAAAGTATACAAACAGCATCCTCGCAGCCTAGATCACGAACATATATCGGCTCACCATCGCTATTAAGTGCAACCATAATATTTGCAATTCTACGTTTTAAATCGCTTAGGTCAGTTGCTAGGCAAAGTATCGCCATTATCTCACTTGCTGCGGTTATATTAAAACCATCCATCCGCTCTACACCATCAGTTCTACCGCCCTGACCAACCGTGATAAAACGCAATGCCCTATCATTCATATCCATACAACGCTTCCATAAAATTTTCTCTATTTTTAGCGGATTTTCTTGATAAAGGCTATTATCTATCATTGCTGATATAAGATTGTTTGCCGAAGTTATAGCGTGAAAGTCGCCCGTGAAGTGTAGATTCAGATCCTCCATAGGTGCAAGCTGAGAGTAACCACCGCCTGCTGCACCACCCTTTATGCCAAACACTGGCCCCAAAGATGGCTCACGAAGTGCTAGACAGACCTTTTTATTTAGCCTTTGCATAGCATCGGCTAGTCCTATTGACATAGTTGTTTTACCCTCACCAAATGGCGTTGGGTTAGTCGCAGTTACGAGTATGAGTTTTGCGTTTGAATGTTTAAATTTTGGGGTAATTTTGGCTTTAAATTTACCATAAAGCTCAATCTCATCATCTTTTAGCCCAAGCTTGGCTGCAACATTACTTATATGCTCTAATTTTGCTTGATGCGTTATCTGTATATCACTTAACATTACCACTCCAAATATGTTTTAGCTTTTTTTAAATCCATTATTAAAAACTCAAATACTCCATCATCATTTTGTACGGCAATACTCTCATCATTAGCCTTTACAAGCCTACCAGCCATTTTTATCTCGCTTGTTTGTATTTTTATAAGTTCACCAATACTAGCCTTAAAGTGTCTTGGCTTAACTAGTTTTCGCTCAAGCCCAGGCGAGCTAACCTCAAGATTATAATCTCCAGAAACTGGCGGAGTTACATCAAATATAGGAGAGAGCAGACGACTTACCTTTTCGCAATCATCTAAACTCACACCGCTATTTTTTGTGATGTAAATTCTATATATTGCTCTACCGTTTTCATTTGTTATCTCAGTGTCGTAAAGCTCTACGCCACACTCTTTTACAAGCTCATTTAAGTTATCCATCTTTATTTAAATCCTTTGAAATTTTATCAAAAAGGCTATCCATATGATTTTGATACTCTAATCTATCATCAAATTTAAAGTGAAAATTTGGACATCTATACCAGCCTTCTGCTGCCATACAGTGGTTTTGTAAATGACGAGTAACCCGCTTAAGATGGTTTAGCACATACTTTTGCTCAAGCTCATCAAATGCCATCTTATCAAGATAGACAAAGGCATCATATCTACCCTTCTTACACTCAACATCGGTAACACAAAGCCCTTTTAACATACTATCTTCAAGTGTAGCAAGGGCTTCTGGTATTAACTCTTTTAACACGCTCTCTGTTCGCATAAGCTTTATCTCAGCTGCGTTCATAAATTTACTTGCTCCTCGATTTCTTTAAAGCTCTCAATATAATCATTCTCACGTAAATCATTGTAACCTTCTATGCCAACTCCGCACTCATAGCCCTTTGCCACCTCACGGACGTCATCTTTAAAGCGTTTTAGTGAGCTTACAGTGCCCTCATGCACAACAACACCATCTCGTATCAAGCGAATCTTTGCACCTCTATTTATCGTGCCTTCTGTTACGATACAGCCAGCGATTGCACCAACCTTTGGAACATGTATAACTTGGCGAATTTGAGCCTGTCCGAGCTGCTCCTCACGTATAATCGGCGACATCATGCCACTAAGAAGCGCTTTAACATCATCAATTAGATTATATATAACATTATACGTTTTTATCTCTACACCACTCTCTTTAGCCTTCTCTTTTATCTCACCAGTTGGGCGGATATTAAAGCCTAGTATCACGCAGTCCTTACTAGCACTAGCTAACGAGACATCACTTTGAGTGATACCACCGACACCCGAGTGTATAATATTTACCTTTATCTCATCGTTTGCAAGTTTATCCAAACTTGCTTTTAATGCCTCTAACGAGCCACCAACATCCGCTTTTATGATAACCGGAAGAGTTTTTAACTCACCCTCAGCGATCTTTGCACTAAGCTCATCAATGCTAACTTTTGTTGATTTACTAAGCTCTTTTTGGCGAATGTATTCGGCTTTTTTCTGTGCGTATTCACGTGCCTCTTTATCAGTTTTTACGCCAATTAGTGTCTCTCCAGCCTCAGCTATCTCGCTAAGCCCAACTATAACGCCACACTCTCCTGGCTTTATCTCTTTTAGTGGACGACCTTGATCGTCTAGCAAGCTCCTTATCTTGCCATACGCCACACCAGCTACAACTGTATCACCAACACTAAGTGTGCCATTTTCTACGATGATAGTAGCTACTGGACCACGACCCTTTTGTAGTGAGCTTTCTATCACGGATGCCTTTGCACTTGCCTTTGGATTTGCTTTAAGCTCTAAAATTTCAGCCTGTAAAAGCACTATCTCAAGCAGATCATCTATGCCCATGCCAGTTTTTGCAGAGATCGGTACAAACTCATAGTTACCGCCCCATTCAGTAGGCATTATATCAAGCTCAGCCAAACCCGTTTTTACTAAATCTGGATTAGCCGCCTCTTTATCCATCTTATTTATCGCTATTATAATAGGCACACCAGCCGCCTTAGCATGAGCGACTGCCTCTTTAGTCTGTGGCTTAACACCATCATCAGCTGCGACCACAATGATAACGATGTCTGTTACGCCAGCTCCTCTTGCACGCATAGCAGTAAATGCCTCATGGCCTGGTGTATCAATAAAAGTGATATTTTTGCCATTTTTGTTTACCATATATGCACCAACATGCTGAGTGATGCCACCAGCCTCACCTGAAGCTACACGCGAACTTCTGATATAATCAAGAAGTGAAGTCTTGCCGTGATCGACATGACCCATTATAGTAATAACTGGAGCACGAGACTGTAAATTTTCATCGTCTTTTATCTCTTCTTCATAAGCTGCGACATAGTCAAATTCATGCTGTTCGT
This window of the Campylobacter anatolicus genome carries:
- the aroQ gene encoding type II 3-dehydroquinate dehydratase codes for the protein MDKKLKIMVIQGPNINMLGVREPSIYGAMKMEDIHTQMKIVAEQNGVDIEFFQSNLEGEIVDKIQECLGEVDGIIINAAAFTHTSIAIRDALSAVALPTIEVHISNVYRREEFRQKSLIAPVAAGVIVGFGPVGYHLAMVGMLQIFEQIKAIRANQAQQ
- the folK gene encoding 2-amino-4-hydroxy-6-hydroxymethyldihydropteridine diphosphokinase; amino-acid sequence: MKLVGARRLIKSRFCHAYFGFKSGFKFSAFLGLGGNIGDTRKRFDKFIRVLMDDRRFHLVEVSPILENAAFGYTAQADFSNAVISLQTSLSPNETLKIMQRLELKFGRKRSFKNAPRTLDIDILYFSTKVRKTERLIVPHKGSDKRLSVIVPLGLMRVL
- a CDS encoding M24 family metallopeptidase; translated protein: MNAILKDENAVYFECGYSCDNEILIIANGVKYFLTDARYYFEAKVLVNSGVIVLLAQRNLIKEARLLLRKLSLKNVVFNPDELSVSEFDALSKGLRTKFIPKSNFSQLKRICKSESEIAVLKEAARFGAKCFDEFAKFVRENGEGMSERELHFNASLIFRQKNSLGLSFDPIIAINENAAKAHALPSDKRLKKGDLLLLDAGVKFNRYCSDRTRTACFDDDFNFSKTQIFKNVKQQEIFDLVLKAQKAAIATVKAGIKAKDVDNAARQIIADAGYAKAFFHSTGHGVGVDIHELPVISARSETILEKGMVFSVEPGIYLENEFGVRIEDVVVVRENGAEIL
- the flhF gene encoding flagellar biosynthesis protein FlhF, with amino-acid sequence MATKFYTFTGESSIEALKKAQETCGEKAILVTTKQIQAKTINKKPLYEILVSVEEDEASMKPKPNPKAVSYENAYSKFSQNYEPPKKFNITEKPSVAQSQPKTISPEPYDKKIDDKFSDESVLLNISAAAKEISEIANVGVDEIRSVDEQIGVNKKIDDVAKQVSAISERLGLITDMIWDERAPNRNNLVIPPEFASIYKAAKQSGMKSEHLEAIMNATIQNLPSTMKANPAAVKRYFYSLLRNMLPCRKERNDRKQRIMMLVGPTGVGKTTTLAKLAARFAYSGDKRYKTGIITLDTYRIGAVEQLFQYAKMMKLPILDVIEVEDFKGAIKTLNYCDIILIDTTGNSQYDKEKLDKLDKFLKHSGASIDVSLVLSAGSKVEDLIEIYNGFSFLDIDTLIVTKFDETKIFGNVFSLIYETNTPVSYFCVGQEVPDDLIEAKSEFLVECILEGFDKNLMDDQND
- a CDS encoding RNA polymerase sigma factor FliA translates to MYELKQKQLNAYQSAIKKEQDDIVLKYMPALRAMAFRLKERLPSNIDANDLIGIGVEEMIKLSRRYDKEQNDSFWGYAKKRVYGSMLDYLRDLDVVSRTNRRLVKAIDSEIDAYFNIHEDEPDDEYLAQKLGEDIEKIREARGVSSIITLLPIDDQMELYGENEVESSVEKQDLIEKIEVILESFEDRDKLLVQLYYYEELNLKEISEIMQISESRISQIHKRLLDRIRRSLGA
- the mqnF gene encoding aminofutalosine deaminase family hydrolase — its product is MQILKAKYIITCDNDFNILKNSCVAFNKRIVAVGNESEMRAKFKDADFTDLGNVVITPALVNSHVHLEFSSNRSELIYGDFITWLGSIVINGAKIAKKCTQNLMAQTLKNMMKSGVGTIGAISSYGKDLQILALSSARVIFFNEILGSNGEFVEQNFLNFMLRFNESVKYKNEHFTPALSLHSPYSVHPNLAKKALKFAHEKGLIVSTHFLESKAERQWLEKGNGKFKEHLKHFVPEPKPMYEINEYLSLFNGIRTLFTHCVYVNNFTKFDKDLHSITHCVVSNRLLGKKSLNLNQISKQGLTLNIGTDGLSSNISLNLWDELRAVLLTHSRIELNKLAKAAFIAATRGGARALGLQSGEITVGKLADIAVFTAPKCDTDTLLTQLILHTKLAKRLYIGGEICKF
- a CDS encoding P-loop NTPase, coding for MTNQAQKLQSLVASQNSKKSTHFVAITSGKGGVGKSTISANLANILSQNGYKVALFDADIGLANLDVILNVRINKNLLHVLKGECSLRDILIPVNKNLILIPGESGDEILKFNNQFLYERFLNEANELDKLDFMIIDTGAGIGGNTQLFLEASDEVIVVTVPDPAAITDAYAVIKIVSRFRDSELLLLNMVKNENEAVKIFENIKRVAAANIGSNLKLNMVGYLQYDKGVAKSIKQRTLFSDDAPYGVANEQIRAITSKLLYRLERKVLDDDGSRSFGNFFKRLIEQF